The DNA window CCAATGGGGCATGCTCACATGGCTCACAGCCAGCCTGTTACCCACCGGGATGCCCAGGTCCATCTCCACTGAGCTCCTTTCCAtcaggtcagcccctaacctgcACTGATACATATGGTTATTCCCCCCATAGTTCACACCTTGGCTTTGCTGACCTCTCTTAGCCCTCAGGCACAGAACAGCCAACATCACACAGCTCTTTGCGCGGCTGCAGCGCCTCCACGCGCAGCATTTCCCCCCCTGCCGCGGCCCAACCCGACCTTCCAGGCCGCAACGCACCTCCATCCCCGCAACCCCCCCCACCCAGCGGCTCTCCTCCTCGCTCCGGCCCGGCGGCAGCCCCTCACCACGTTGTTAGACTTCTTCGGTTGCCCCTCCAGCACCACGTTGAGCCCCGGCTTCAGCTCGCCCCTGGCGAAGGCCTCTTGGAGCTGTGGAGAAAATAGCGCTCAGACCGGGCCGCCGTGCCCCGAGTTGGCTTCGGGTCGCGGTCCTGCTACCGGACGTAGCAGCGGGCTCACCTCCGAGTCCGAGAGAGAGGAGTCCTCGGAATCCGAGGAGTCTGACGCGGAGCCGCGCCGCTCCATGCCGCCGCTTTTCATGCCGCCGCTTCCGGGCACGCGCACGCGCGCCGCCGTCACTTCCGGCAGCTGCGGAGCCGCGGTTGCCACGGCGACGGCGGAGGCGTCATGGCGGAGGCggcggaggaggcggcggcggcggagccaGTGGCCGTCTTCGGCTGCCGGCCCGGGGTGTCCGGCGGCCTCTGCTTCCTGGAGGAGCATCTGGTGATGCACGCGGCGGGGGCGGCCTGCACTCAGTTCCACAAGGAGGAGAGATGGCACGAGTTCCTCCCAGGTGgcagccccccgccccgccgccgccgccgccgcccggccccgaCCTGATCCCTCTCCTCTCCGCAGGCCGCGACAAGAGCCGGGGCGTGCGGGCGCTGGCCGTCAGCGGCAACCGGCGGTACATGGCCGTCTCCGAGACGGCGAAGGAGGAGCCGACCCTGACGGTGTACGAGCTGACGGCGGGGCCGCCGCAGCGCCGGAGGACGCTGACCGCCGCAGAGCTGCCGGCGCGAGAGGCGGTGGCCTTGGCCTTCTCCCCGGACGGCGGGCACCTGGTGGCGGCCACCGGCCCTCCCGAGGCACACCTCGCCTTGTGGCTGTGGGAGAAGCAGCGGCTGCTGGCCGTGGTGCGCCTCGAGGCCGCGGGCAGCGGGGTCTGCCAGGTAACGGCCGCTGGGGGCAGCCCAGCGTCAGAAAAGAGCAACTCTGTAATTGAAGGCGCTTATGAACAGGGGGGGGACGGGCGGGACAGGCTGGACAGTagctgccatttttttctgggGTACACCCTCAAGCAGAGGTGAAGTTGGGGCAAATAGCCAGCTGTGTGAGCTCAGCTCATGGGGAGAGGACGCTGACTGTGGAGACAAGAGCAGCCTATAGTCCCATTACTCATGAAAAATCATGTCTAGCTACCCCTGCTATCCTTCTGTTGGGGATCGAAGGGATTGGTCCACTTGTTCCATCAGTACACACCCATTTACACCAATTAAAATGCGTTACGGGTAAGGTTTGGCTTTCCTGAAATagagaaattcttcctgacTTTTAGGAACGGATGGCACTTTTCAGGTAGCTGGCAGCGAAGATGTATTTTTGCCTTGCTTGATCCTGAAGGGCAGGGACAGCTCCCTCTTCTACCGATTCAGATGGCTCCTTAGATTAATAAGATGAATGTATCCATAACATCACACGTCACACTGATACACACAGTTCTGAAAGAGGGAAAAGTGCAAAGTGTATTTCTCAGTCCTGCATCTCGTACCTGTCTAGAACAGGTATCATACTTACatagaacacttttttttctttctttttttcctcttttcttttttctgaaagcaaacatagctgtgtaaaataatttctttctttttgttccatAGGTGAGCTTTAGCCCTCTAGACAATGAACAGATTTGTGTTACTGGAAATGGCttttttaaactctttaaaTACAGTGAAAGAACTCTGAAGCAGATAAATATACAAAAGGGAGAGCCACAGAACTACTTGTGCCATGCCTGGCTGTCCAAGAGAGAAATCATATGTGGCACTGCCACGGGCAAACTCTTCCTCTTTGAAactggagagctgctctggcagACAGATGTAGGGTACAGAAAACCACCCAAGGAACTACAAGAAGATGCAAGAGCAAAAGATGATGTGAGGTAAATCTTTGCAGAATACTCGTGCATGAAGACTTATTGCAGGCCATTCACTTCTTTCTTGTCCAGTTTATGAATAGGTTATAACATTTTTTGATGCTGCTAAtaaacatgtttgttttgtctcttttatTCTGATACTTTATACATTTCTTGCTTGCAGTTGTTCTGATGTCCCTGGTGAACCGACCTCTGAAGACAGTGGTTCACTACTGCGTACACTGCCTCAAATATCTGCAGTTGCAGCTTATTCCAAAGGCTTCGCATGTTCGTCTAGCCCAGGGGTTGTTCTTCTGTTTGAGAAGACCAACAGTGGGAAAGTCTACAAGGAGAGTCAAGAAATCtgggtagggaaaaaaaaagcttttgcaaGCAATTACAAAGCAGAAGCCTGTTCTTGTGGGCAGGAGGGCTGCTTCTGATTCAGTTATTAATGATCATTCTTAGCACAACATTAAAGTCCATTATAAGCATGAGCTAAGTGCCCCAGTGATGTAAAAAGGAAGGGATTTGCCAGAGCTCAcactgaaattcagtgacagatGAACTTTTGCAAGGTACCTATATAGGTACTCTGCATGTACCTATATGTGAAATATGCTTTGAGGATGCTAAACTTCTGGAAACCTTTAAGAAACCTGTATTTATGGAGGCGTTGGAGCTAAGAAGTAGTTTGCATCAGTTATGAAAAACTAGActgattgtttgcttttttcccaaGGTAATGCATattcccttcagatatttattaGGGCTTTAGCAAGACATATGCACTCTTAAGTAATCTAGTAAGATTTCTAATTGTCCCATAGGAGCTGTGCACATTGACTTACTGTGGTATCAGGATAAGAGCATTTTACTCTGATCTGATCAAGCCTTCACATTCTGGCCCTGAAAGGTCATATCTTCCCTATGTGTGAGATCTTATGAGTTAGATAAgggaaacaaaatacttttgtttGTAGACATTTAGTAAATCTCCATCAACTTCCAAACCTTTCACACTGGAAATTTAAATCTCTTGTGACAGTGTCCTACTGTCAGCCACCTTAGTGCTCCCACAGTAGATTATTTCTCAAATCTACAAGATAAGAGATATTCTGCCAGGCACGTATAGGTGTATATGTGGTTTATATGTGCCCGCCTCCAACTCATGGAGGCATGTCTTGGAATCCACTGGCTGACTGGACTCATGAGCTCCAGTTAGAAGAGGAGTTCATGAATATTCGGTGATGAAGCCCATGTGGTCTGTTTACCAGCAACTTTTGCaaatagaatcattgaatcatagatGTTGAAGGTACATTTAGGTTATCTTGGATGCTACTCCCTGCCTGTCAGTACTTTTATGCTATTTGCCATccaagtttttttttattgataCTGTGTATATGCTTATTAAGGTGTTATTTCagcaaatgtgtgtgtgtgtatgagtgCAAGAATGCCTACTACAAAGACATGGAGACCTGAAATACCCCACTGGATGCATTTCTTGTGCAGCTTCCTCAGGACCTGTTCACCACAGTGCCAAAGCCATTGAGCAGACAGGACATTACATGTATATGCTTCAGCCCCACTGAGGACGCGATGGTTGTTAgcacaaataaaaatcagctttaCATGTTTACTATGCCCTCCACAGAATATTTGAAGGTGAGTGCAATCTTTACATGTTCCACAACCAACTTATCCTTTAGGGGATATGTTGTAGTGGCACAGACCCTTCAGTGttgctttctgtgattctgattctccTGAAATCTATTAGCTACGATCTAAACCCTTAAAACACATTTGTGGAAACATCTCACTATATATCTCCCTATATGCACACTAGAGGGTATTCAGTAGAGCAAGAAAGGATACTGCTAAGACCATTTAAGGATTactgtcactatcagaccacTTAAGTAAGGTTTTAACTGAGGGATTTTTAGTGTAATTGTAGTAGTTTATGCTATACTGTAAGATGCAGAAACTTTAACATCATGGTAAAGCTGAAACAGCCTCAGGAAGCTTATCTGATACTAAAATAATAGTTCCTAAAGTTCTAgttagaaatgaaacatttctgtgaaggacaaacataaaaaatgttCCTGGCTTTGAAATAATTACATAATACAAGAGCAGGAGTTGAATGTGTAATGAAATTGGCTTGTAAGAGGTTAAATACTTACCTGCATAAAGTAATACTAAAAAGATCTTCATGGGAAAGGGTTTTGCAGTTATGGAATCTTTTTCTCCATGCGTTCTATAATTGAAACAGTGCTTCATATCCAGCATAGAATAGTTAAATGTCCTGATTAATTTATTATTCAGCACATAATTATATTTAAGTATCTGTCAAACAACAAGGTCTGAACCGAGTCCTTTCAGGtccagttttatttattaatctaaCTTGTGTTTATTTGGACACCGCTAATTATGATCTGCTTTCACTTGCGTATGAGATCTGTGGTGCTTACATATTCCCTGCATCACTTTTCCTGATTATTAATTATAATGTTAAAATGATTCTAACACTGTTACGCTTCAAGGACGATGTTCAGACAGAAGCAGTGACAGCATTAAGTGGCTTCCTTAAACCTATTTGATTACTGTACACAAAGAGCTATGATagatttctttcctcatttactGCCCACAGGgaaacatttgtgtttgttgttttttgtttgtttgttttaatgttatCATTTTTTCTCAGGAAGAATCAAGTCACTTCGAGTATCTACATTTCCCATTACATTCTGCTTCAGTCACGGGTCTGGACATCTGTATTCGGAGACCCATTGTTGCTACTTGTTCCCCGGACAAATCTGTTCGTGTCTGGaattacaaaacaaagtaaggagttgtttttgttagttctttcctcctgctgtttcATACGTTGTGTTTAGCAGTCAGCAGCATCAATTTCATGTGAATAACAGTGTTGTTTTGGTAAAAATCTTGGGTGCTGTGGGATACAAACATTCTTACTGATATGCTTTGGGCGGTATGGATATGCAGTGCCTTTTAAACGTGCTGCCAATAGTCCAAAACCTTTTCTATTATGCAAGGTTTCTGGTAAACTTGTAATGTGTTTTGGAAAAAGAATTTCCAGCAACATCTATAGGGAGTTCACACTGTTCCATTCTGCACAAtggttttttctttcagcacttTGGAGCTGTATAAGGAGTTCTGGGAGGAAGCATACACAGTAGCACTTCACCCCACTGGccttttctgtttggttgggttttcCGACAAACTACGATTTATAAGTCTGCTATATGAGGGCATGAATGTTTTCAAGGATTTTCCCGTGAGAGAGTGTAGAGAGGTAAGGAATGATTCAAGAAAGAGACTGGGGACTTACAGGGAgcagagtggggaaaaacaagacagaagaTAGCATCCTGTCTGACAGATCCTACCAGGATTTAGGAtaccaaagcaaagaaaatgtttccagctATTGGAAAATGAGCCTGGGGACTGATGTGTAACTGTGGGCCTGGGAACCATTGAAGGGGTTTAGTCAGAAATACCAGAGGACTGAGTTTTCTAGAGGAAAGCACCAGTTACGAAGTGGTAAGAGGCTGATTATGTCATACAGCTTTTTTCTTGTATAGCATTCAGATATTAGGTGATGTCATTGGAATTCATTGCATGACTTTTTATATGCACTGCATCTACACTAATGTGTGGATATTCTCTTTTTGTAGTGCTCATTCAGTAATGGAGGCCATCTTTTTGCTGCAGTTAATGAAAACGTGATTCAAATTTATTCCTGTACCACCTTTGAGAATGTTAATAATTTAAAAGGACATAGCGGGAAGGTCAGTAAACAAATCCTAAACACTACAACTCATTAAGGTATGAGTTCTTAAGATGCATTTAGAAAAGGTAAAGTAAATCTTTGATCAGGAATTGACCCCAAAATTAGAACTATAAATACAAAACTCAGCTTTCCCACTTAGTGTATGTGTGCACAACATAAATCTATAGGGCCTGTCTCTACACTGAAGAATGATTTGCAGATAGCTGAACTAGGAAAAATATCCCCATaataaagtatattttaaaaaatgaactgcTTAGTATGAACTGCTTTGAAAACTGAGCTTTTTTGTCAGTGTGACCATAAGGTAATTTGTAAGGTTGGggctttttttaatgctgaaatggaattagctgaaaaaaaactgAGGTTAAGTAAAACCTAGAAATGTGATTCCAAAGTTGTAGTGGATTTACCATTAAAAAAACTTGCATGTTGTCTCCCTTGCACATTTTGCATTTGCCAGATACGTGCAGTTAAATGGAGTGCAGATGATTCAAAATGTTTCTCCTGTGACACGCATGGTGCTGTGTATGAGTGGAACTTATCAACAGGGAAAAGGGAGATGGAGTGTGTGATCACATCCTGTATCTACAGCAGCATTGCCCTGCATTCTGATTCCACGATCATCTTTGCTGTTGGATCAGACCAAACTCTCAAAGAAATTTCTGAGTCTTCGGTGAGCTAATGTGTGCTGTGGGATTTTGCtaatgctttggttttcttaTCATCCATGGAACCCATTCTTGATTGCTATAGCATTTAGTGATTGTTTTCTAGTGTTCTCATGTCCTTTACCATGAAACTTGAGATTTAGTTATAGATTTCATCTTTCTAATTTTACTTTGATTTACCTCAAAACCTTCGAATCCAACAAATTAACTTCACAATACTGCATCAAATCTTTTGCTGAAACATTAGTTCCAGCATTAGATATACCTCTGTAGGCTTGGGGCCGGGGggcagttgttttgttttactttttctgttaaGAACAATGCTAAACTGAATGTAATAAGCATTTCATTATTTGGAAAAGATTGACTTGTGGAACTTGGCTTAAAATTTTAAGACTGCTCATGTATAAAGTTCAATACTAACATTAATGGTTTTACTCCAGTAGACATGTAGATTCTTCtaacttctttctttgctgcagGCAGCAATACGACAGTTGCTCATGCAACAAGTAATTAAATAGCTTTGGGGAACTTAATACAATGTGGTGGTAACACGcctttgtggtttgtttgttttttaggtCCAGCATGAAGTGCCTGCTTTTGATGCTGTTTATACTGCAGTAGCTGTTTCTCATTCTGGTGACATGGTATTTGTTGGTACATCTCTGGGGACAGTACGAGCTATGAAGTACCCATTAACTTTGGGCAGGGATTTCAATGAGTATCAAGCCCACGCAGGTGCTGTTACAAAGGTAACACAGAATACTTCTTTGCCATGCCAGCCAATTGTACAACATCTCATTTAGCACCAattctcctttcccctttcatAGCGTATGTTCTAACTAAGGTTGAGCCTGCTTGTGGAGAGTGAAGATTAGATAGAATGCACAAAAGTCTTGTCTTAAGAAATAGGCATTACTAGACAAGCAGggttctgtgttgttgtttttttaaagttaagGATTAAGTCATGAAGCAGACCTCAGTGGCTTGCACCAGCAAATGTAACAAGGCATATTCCTGATGGAGGACTTTGATACGTGTCTTTCTGGAAAGTGGAAGATAAAACTATACAGGCTTGGAAATCTATTGTAAGAATGAGAGGAGGAATGAGATGCATGCATTAAGCAATTTGCTGCTAGGGTAAACAGAAGAGATTGCAATACCAGTCTGCTAATTATAGGATTTCTAGAAGGCTACTGAAGAATGTGTGAAAGTTGGGGACATGGTGAGTGGAGCCTTCAaccacaaaatatttcagtacacTTTTGGGAACCCATATGTTCTGCCTTCTTAAAACTGCTGATTTTGGTGTTTTAAACATCAGAGTCAAATACAGCACCTTGACTGCACAGTCCAACATTAGGCTACATACTAAGCAATTAATAGAACCATACTTTCACTTCACTCACAAACAGTGTCAGCCCCCAGGTACTCTATGCCAAGCTACACAGCCACAGGAGTTCTGGAGCAGAAGACTGCAGTTAATACTAGATATCTCTCAGTGAGCTTTTTTATGcaaattcaagagaaaaattTACTCATCTGTTGCTCAAACAACTCCTCAGAGAAAAGAAGCCAAGGGCCTTTGGAATTTTCATATGAATTGCCTATCTGCCATGACTATCTAGAAAGCCTCGTCTGTTCCAGGTTTTTAAAATCTTCCTACAGCTTAGAGAACAGAAGTGGATCCAGTGTCTTCACAAGCTCTTCTGGATTTGCATTCCCTTCTGATATTTTCTGGACCTGGGTGGAGCAGGATGTTAGGCTATGTTAATACATCCACTATCGTTAGTGGTAGAAATGACAGGGAATAAGTGaatggaaagcaaaatgtgATGTAAGATCAAACAATGTCTCTGTTCTTTGTCTCTATTATCTGTCTCACCCTTCTAAGATGTCTGTAACATATGACGACCAATTTCTGCTGACTGCCTCAGAGGATGGCTCTTTATTCTTCTGGAAAGTATATagtaagaaaggaaagatgctgaaaagggaaaaggagttTGAATATGCTGAGGAGGTGCTGATCATGAAATCCAATATAGAAGAGAAGGTAGGAGGAGCAACCTGTGCACATGAACCGTAAGATTCCTAGTTTGCAGTCTGTGAATTATATTTGCAAGATGTTTGTCACTAAGAACACCTGTATGGCCCTTTGTCTAAGAGAACTTGCAGGGCCTTCTTCACAAGAGATCACAGCAAGTAGCTGAGAATTAACATGCAAACAGCACTGTACAAGCAGCAAATGTAGAAAAGAGTTTTGACTTTCCTCTAATACCTTCTTCAGTCACTTGTAGGCAGTTTTAATGTGGTGAAGAAGTCAGCTGCATTTTTATAAACCATGTTGTAAAATAACAAAGGAAACTTGCTTCTGGAACTTACTGGTGTGTCTTGGTGAAAATTCTCTAAGGTTGTCTTTCAGAAATAGTTAAAGCATCCTTAACAAACTGTTGCTAATGGCAAATAATCTCTCTGTTAAAAGTATCTTCTCATCCATGTCCTGATAGAGTCGGGCAATGCTAGACCTGCAGATTCGTGTGAGTGAGCTACAGACAGAAAACGATTACCAGTTACGTCTCAAGGACATGAGTTAtagtgaaaaaataaaggaattagAAGAGACTTTCACTCAGGAACTAGAatcccttaaaaacaaacaccaggTATGATTCATACTGCATGACCAAATAATAagtcttttccttttgagttAAATTCAAGCTTGCATTATGTATGTATGAATGCCACAAGGCATCTGAAGAATGCAACATTCCTTTCCAAAGATGTTCCTGATACTTGTAAAGCACAAACCTATTATTTGAGTCAACTATCTTGTAAGTACCGAGGGGAAGCAAGTCTTTTCAGAATTGTTATTATCTCAGCTACACTGAATCTTCTTTAGGCTGGTTCATTATAGGCTTGCAAGCAAATGCCTTTGAAGGTGAATAAAAGTTCTAGTCAGGCAAGTTGCACTTCCCTCTGTGAGGATGAGTATGTATTAAGATGAAACAGAATGACAATTTTGGCAGGTCTGGGGCTAACTTTTCTAATTGTTGTGTCCAGTAAGCAAATGGAGTATTTCTGTTTATGCAAAAGCCATGTAGTTCTTAAGAGaagttaaataaacaaacaaacaacctccAGATTTTCTGGGAATTTTCTCACTCATCTTTTTCCACTTCTTCGTGTCTTTTTAGAAGATTAAATAATTTGCAGTGGTAGTAGAACGTGCCAAGCAAATGGCATTCAAACCTTCCTTTTGCCTACTTTTGTCATTCCATGCAAATGTCAGCGCTTCAGGACTTCAGAGTTGCTCCAAATGAGCAGCTTGAATTTTGATATCTGGACAACAATTTGCAGAACTACGTATTCTCCTCAAGcaggcacacacaaaaaataggGGAGGTTTTTGTGGATCACAAACTTcttttgttaaattaggttTGTGCAATGCCCTGTATTATATGATCTCCATTTACAACTTTTCATTAGCTTTCCTTAGTATTGTAATTTTTCATAGTGAATCTCTGGGACAACTCAGCTTAATAATACATGACATGCTTTTTTTAGTGAGAGATTTCAACCATTTTTCTGTTGTCTATGTGTTCCCCACCCTtggcaaaaaaacaaaggatTTAGGCTGCTTTGCTTATCTTaaagcttttgttgttttgttttttctcagagaTTACAGGCAGAGAAAGACTATGAGGAAACGCAACACCAGCTTCAACTATCTGAACTGATGGATAAACATGCCAAGGACATGCGAGACCTAGGTTAGactataatcacagaattgcctggtttggaagggacctcaaggaccagGAGTCTCCAACCGTCCTGccagacagggccaccaacctccccactgactagaccaggttgcccagggccctatccaacctggtcttgaacacctctgggaacagggtatccacagcctctctgagcagcctgttctagcacctcaccactcttacaGTAAAAAACTTCaccctaacatccaacctaaatcttccctccttcatcTTAAAACCATaaaaggaagagcaggaaaCCCAAGAGATGGATTTCTGATGCACAATTTTGTATGGCCATAGAGCCTATAACCCCTGCATATCTGACAAGGAAAGCAACGAGCTGCTTGTAGTGCAATTTATTGCAACCAGCTGCCAAAAAGATAGTAGAAAATAAGACACTGATAGTAGTAGGATAGGATACACCTCTCTTTTCTATGAGTTTTATCAGTTCCATGTGTTTCCTGTTTCCAGAATCTGACAGTAACCAGAAACTGTTgatggaaaatgagaaataccAGGAGCTGCAAGTAACCTCCCAGAGGATGCAAGAGGAATATGAGAAACAACTGCACAAtttgcaggaaagcaaaaataaggCTCTGGAAGAGCTAACAGATTATTATGAGGAGAAACTTAATGAGAAATCTCTTCTGTTGGAGGAGGTATGAAACTTGATTGGCAGTTCAAATTATGGTTTTCATTACCAACTGTGATGAAATGCTCCCCAGAGGAGGGAAAGTTGGCACCCTCCATGCAATTCCTAATCTGCCTGTAACCTTGGGGAGAAGATAAGTTAACAGATAGAATAGTCATGAGGAATACCCCAATGAGTTACCAACTTTTTTGAGCTTCATGCTTTCAGTAACCTGCTGAGAAAAAACATCCATGGATATTCTCAGCTTCACCTCTGTTTCCTACATCCAAGAATTCCTTTTTATTAACAGGGGTTAGAAGTTACACTTACTGCAATTGGATAAAGATTAAATCACCTCGTTCTAGTGAACAGAGAACATTTCTAAACTAGTGAATTCTATGGCCCCTGTTCACAGAAATCACTAATGTCCCTGAGGTTCCTGCCTGCATAATTTGAGCAGGAAAAAGGAATACCCTGAGAACTTAAGTGAAACTCCTGCACGTGAAGGTCAAAGACTCAGACAACTAAAGCAACCAGATGACTGATGCTGGTATAACTAACATCAATAAATTCTTTCAGTGTTACTGTTTGCATCT is part of the Excalfactoria chinensis isolate bCotChi1 chromosome 8, bCotChi1.hap2, whole genome shotgun sequence genome and encodes:
- the CFAP57 gene encoding cilia- and flagella-associated protein 57: MAEAAEEAAAAEPVAVFGCRPGVSGGLCFLEEHLVMHAAGAACTQFHKEERWHEFLPGRDKSRGVRALAVSGNRRYMAVSETAKEEPTLTVYELTAGPPQRRRTLTAAELPAREAVALAFSPDGGHLVAATGPPEAHLALWLWEKQRLLAVVRLEAAGSGVCQVSFSPLDNEQICVTGNGFFKLFKYSERTLKQINIQKGEPQNYLCHAWLSKREIICGTATGKLFLFETGELLWQTDVGYRKPPKELQEDARAKDDVSCSDVPGEPTSEDSGSLLRTLPQISAVAAYSKGFACSSSPGVVLLFEKTNSGKVYKESQEIWLPQDLFTTVPKPLSRQDITCICFSPTEDAMVVSTNKNQLYMFTMPSTEYLKEESSHFEYLHFPLHSASVTGLDICIRRPIVATCSPDKSVRVWNYKTNTLELYKEFWEEAYTVALHPTGLFCLVGFSDKLRFISLLYEGMNVFKDFPVRECRECSFSNGGHLFAAVNENVIQIYSCTTFENVNNLKGHSGKIRAVKWSADDSKCFSCDTHGAVYEWNLSTGKREMECVITSCIYSSIALHSDSTIIFAVGSDQTLKEISESSVQHEVPAFDAVYTAVAVSHSGDMVFVGTSLGTVRAMKYPLTLGRDFNEYQAHAGAVTKMSVTYDDQFLLTASEDGSLFFWKVYSKKGKMLKREKEFEYAEEVLIMKSNIEEKSRAMLDLQIRVSELQTENDYQLRLKDMSYSEKIKELEETFTQELESLKNKHQRLQAEKDYEETQHQLQLSELMDKHAKDMRDLESDSNQKLLMENEKYQELQVTSQRMQEEYEKQLHNLQESKNKALEELTDYYEEKLNEKSLLLEEAEEDMRQQLQAHEEIKKQIEEDEDREIQDIKVKYERQLVEERESNLHLKGEVGVMNKRLNSLQKELKERNNDIEDMKVEQQNLHGVIKSLEKDISMLNTNIEQRTNTIQEKEKHIYDLKKKNQELEKSKFVLDHRIEQFRKQIESRENDIKIMKEQIQEMEGELEQLHKENTQLKLNTTQLQQKLKATDNELHKERQKKQNMETLIKRFKMDLHNCVGFVQDYKKLKAGIRELYTKYVQKLEMVEMEEIDTDLQQEYVRQREYLERNLAALKKKVVKDQETHQAAYTRIMQENVSLIKEINDLRQELTVAHAQVHDLQSALRLTKKKQAIQDTAPSTEMPSSPAVLRLNGQKENEKIIEMQMLEIQHLRDQIQEMGQGLEAQPLFHGMLPKLNLERSNKTHQH